One Spinacia oleracea cultivar Varoflay chromosome 4, BTI_SOV_V1, whole genome shotgun sequence DNA segment encodes these proteins:
- the LOC110788729 gene encoding uncharacterized protein translates to MIETQLAQLANTIKENHVHTSLPPQGQDPPKQMYSIVTRSGKILGDGVKSSDVSKSMGTEPPRVFESNGNDMIEEESSVDDVNDVLKPTKATLLPLPTPKLPFPHRFTRHKLDLQFSKFLHVLSKMYVSLSLSQALNQMPNYSRFLREILSGKRDCGPKETVQLTKNYSALIQSPFPPKLKDPGSFSIPWSIQMLKFDNAFCDLGASVSIIPYKIYDTLNLGDLSPTSMSLQLADRSVMYPLGRVEDVPLVIGYLSCRFRSLGH, encoded by the coding sequence atgattgagacccaacttGCCCAACTTGCTAACACCATAAAAGAAAATCATGTGCACACGAGTCTCCCACCTCAAGGTCAAGATCCACCAAAGCAAATGTATTCCATAGTTACTAGGAGTGGGAAGATTTTAGGTGATGGTGTTAAGTCGAGTGATGTCTCAAAATCTATGGGGACAGAACCACCAAGGGTTTTTGAGTCTAATGGCAATGATATGATAGAAGAAGAGTCTTCcgttgatgatgtgaatgatGTTTTGAAGCCAACGAAGGCTACTCTTCTACCTCTACCCACTCCTAAACTCCCCTTTCCTCACAGATTTACAAGACACAAGTTGGAccttcaattttcaaaattcctTCATGTGCTTAGCAAGATGTATGTCTCATTGTCCTTATCCCAGGCACTTAATCAAATGCCCAATTATTCTAGATTTTTGAGAGAGATTTTGAGTGGCAAGAGGGATTGTGGGCCCAAGGAGACCGTGCAACTCACGAAGAATTATAGCGCCCTAATCCAAAGCCCATTTCCTCCAAAACTCAAAGATCCTGGGAGTTTTTCAATCCCTTGGAGTATTCAAATGCTCAAATTTGACAATGCTTTTTGTGATTTGGGGGCAAGTGTGAGCATCATACCATACAAGATCTATGACACGCTTAATCTAGGTGATCTCTCCCCTACTTCTATGTCATTGCAACTAGCCGATCGTTCGGTTATGTATCCTTTGGGTAGGGTTGAGGATGTTCCCCTCGTTATCGGCTACCTTTCTTGTCGATTTCGTAGTCTTGGACATTGA